The Belonocnema kinseyi isolate 2016_QV_RU_SX_M_011 chromosome 1, B_treatae_v1, whole genome shotgun sequence genomic interval AAATGTAACCACGAAATACATTTAAAttgaccagaaaaattaatttctgtattaaaaaacTCCAGGACTAACTGAAGCTGTACGATGTCGCCGCATATTTTTTAAGGTAACTAACAGATGTTTCTAGAAGAAATTATGGATTTTTCACGCTATTCGTATACTAAACTTGCATACaatcaaattttcttcaaaatctggaaTATACATGAACATGTAGACGGAAACAGGAATCGCATCTCCAAATTAAACGATGTGCAAGTCTTTAGAAACTAAGTATCAATAATGCGTTGAACGCATTACTTCTGGTGTACGCATAAAATCGATATTTTCGCAACGAGGAAACAATGtctgaaacaatttttcaatattgcatTTGCTTGTTTTTAGCTTTTTAAACGTTAAGGAATGCAATACAATTGCTACTAACAAACTTGATTTAGTTTGAGCCGAAACGTTTTTTACTGTGTTTTAAAAAGCCTAGGAATCACTGAAGCTATATAATATGTACCGATTCGAGATCTGTGTTCATAAGAGTAAAAAAaacatacttaatttttaaatgttttaaccgTCAAAAATCCCTAATGATGAAACCAGTGTTAATgcatttcttataattaaaagatACACCATAAAGCGAACACACAGAAAATACTTTGCAGCTTCTTCCTTAAATTTCCTTAGATATGTTTTAAGAAGGGATTAACGATTTTTCACTCTATTGACATActtaaatccctcaaaatttaGCTGTATCAGCcaagatttcaaattataattacttaatgaaattatgttgaaaatctcCAATATACATGTAGACGGAAACAGGAATTGCATCTTCGAATCAATCGATATGCAAGTGTTTATCAACTAAATATAAATGATGCGGTAAACTTATCACTTCTGGTTTAGGCATCAAATCGATACTTTCGCAACGAGGAAACAGGAAGATATCTGCGCTTTGATGAATACTGAGTATATTAGGAGGACCGGATTCCTTGAATTGTCAAAGCATCTGAGTTCAGTGTCCCAGTAAGTTCACTGGCACTCGAGGCAAGATGAGGTCCCCAGGACTTCAATGGATCCTGATCCTCTTGACGGCGAATCTAGTAGCAGGGCAAGGTTCCTGCCAATGCCACTGCCCATACTCTGGAACAAGTATACtggtaatttaatttattatcatttttaagttgttataaaatttaagttattgcATTCGATTACTGTGAACTTACACAATCTTTCAATTTGACAAAGTATGTTTTAGATAAGTAATGCGTTAAAAATTTGGTCTCTGTTTCAGACTGGTGGTAGCATTTACGAAGGTAGCTCAAGTTATTCACCACCACCAACTTCAGGTTGTTCATCACCACCGTGGTTAAATTACTTACCTCCATCATGGTGGAATTACGTACCACCGACAACTACCGGTTATTTACCTCCATCATGGCCAGGTTACCTACCACCAACTACCGGTTATTCACCTCCATCATGGCCAGGTTACCTACCACCAACTACCGGTTATTCACCTCCATCAATGCCAGGTTACCTACCACCAACTACCGGTTATTCACCTCCATCATGGCCAGGTTACCTACCACCAACTACCGGTTATTCACCTCCATCATGGCCAGGTTACCTACCACCAACACCCGGTTATTCACCTCCATCATGGCCAGGTTACCTACCACCAACTACCGGTTATTCACCTCCATCATGGCCAGGTTATGTACCACCAACAACTACCGGTTACTTACCTCCACCATGGTCAAGTAATTTACTTCCACCACCCGAAACTAACTTACCTCCACCAGCTGAAAGTTACTTACCTCCACCAGGATCAACTTATTTACCACCGCCAACTTCAGGTTGCGGGAATCCACCTCTACCACCCCCACCAGAAACTTTCCATTACTATANNNNNNNNNNNNNNNNNNNNNNNNNNNNNNNNNNNNNNNNNNNNNNNNNNNNNNNNNNNNNNNNNNNNNNNNNNNNNNNNNNNNNNNNNNNNNNNNNNNNTTCTTTCCGCCCCCTCCACATTCCTGCCCAGGATAGTTACCTCTACTCTATCTTCCAGAGCATCATCTTTGGACCATGTATAAAGAACCAACCGCAGCGAACtcgtatatgtatatatagtcTGCAGCCAATCTGTTCGCCAGATAAAGTGCATGCTATTTTTTTGAAGGGTGTATAGTAATAAAtgattattgaattttaacagcctttaaattttctgattctTCATGCCATTTCAAACCACTTATCTCTCGATACTCGATACTAAAGGAGAAAAAAGAATCATCTCTAATTCGAAATTAGGAATTATTTTAATCAAGTTTCACCTTTCCAGTTTTCTTTGTCTGTGCCTCTCTTTGCATTTAACATGACTGTTCAGGAAGTTTGACATCTCACACGCATTTCTGGAATTGAGATTATAGAAAATAGTTTCCTGCGTCAAGGCTGCGAAGCGTAAAAAAATGCGAATAGGAAATTCCCCTTGGCTGCAAATGATATGTTTTTCATAAATGTGAGTAAAGTCATTTGTATATACCGtgaatcaaatttaatatatattagcATACTTTAGATTTAATATATATGTAGGGAATCGTCGCCTAGGTCGGTCGTTTTTTCTACTTTTGCCCATAACTTCCGTTTAAGAAAGAGTATGGACAATCAAAGCACATCGGTAGGAAGATCTtattattacaaaacattttacaatgcaaaccaaataaattgaataaaaaggatAAAAGTTCTGGgcgttcgaaaaaaaaatttatcacctAGGTCGGACCTTTGCTGCCTAGGTTGGACGACCCCTAAAAATCGAACCAATATTcgctaaaataattttagatgacCAAATATTGAGCctgttattgttttttatttaaattctacttAGTTAGACGGTGAAACAACGCACGAAACTTCAATCAGATTCAAAgttcttacaaataaaaaaacttcttgtAATGTTTGCACATTTCAAATGAACCTCGTTTGGCTGGTGTTTTGGGAGCAGATGTCTTTGCAGTTGCAGCTGGGCGTTTTTTTGTTGTCTTGGAAGCATTTCGCTTTTCTTGCTTCTCGCGCCATGTGATGAGGCTCTCTGGCGAAATCAAAACTGTGCTGCTTTCATGACTCGAACAACGTCCTTAAAACTCTAATTTCCCCGATAAGTCGTTCTTTTAGTACGCGTAGtcctgcaaaattcaaaaatacctaGACTACACATAAGGTCCAAACTAGGTGACAAGCACCATAAACGCTTGGCGTGACACCATAGCCAAAGTAGTTGGGAAATAAAATAATCCTATTAGCATCTTATTAAATGATAACCACATAACAAACAAATATGATTTTCTTATCCATTCCatgatttttatttctagttcTGTCGCGATTTTCAGAGGcgctaagaaaatttttattcttctcgTGGAGCAAATGCGTGCACAACACTCTTCACAAACACGCTCGGACATAGATGTTGCTAGTGGTCTTTTATGAAAACATGCAAAGGTCCAACCTAGGCGACGGTCCGACCTAGGCGACTTTCCCCTATATCAAGGTCGGCAAAACAGAGTGCGCAAAAACATAAACTTCTTTAAAACAcccaaatcttgtcaaatatttaaaactaaagtaatacCCTAAAATAGAGCGTGGGGTTATGATGCCATCACAATCCCCCCTGATGGACTGTATTTGGGCCATGAAATCTTTGATAGAATCTAACTCttctatttttgggttaaataacGGTGATTCTGCTCGAAGAGCAGCAGTATAAGCAACCGACGGTAGTCCAATGAATCGAGAagaactttcaatattttaatgtgATTTGATAAGGCAGTGGCTAAACCTTTGGTATCGCAATAAAGCTGATCTAATTCGCGATTGGCAATTCCTCTTTTAATTCGTCGTGTCCCTAGCATATTGTGTAAGATCCTTGTTTAGTTTTAAGCCcattaaatttgatctttcttgctCGAATGTCATTTATTTCCAACCAGCTGTCTCTGTATACTCTATTGGACATGTCCAAGGTTCTATGAATTGAATTTGCTCTCTGCAAGTTGTTGATCATGTGGACTTCAATCAGCAGTCCCAGAAGTCATAGTACAAGTGTGCGTTTcctatctctttttaaaaaatctttttatttaagtcGATTGACGCGAGCACAAGAAGGGCaaataacattatttattaacAGCATCTAAAAATAGGGCATACTCTGGTTAGTATGTATCGTTATTTCTTTATAATTAGCAAAGGCTATCATATAGttgttattatcaaaattttccagGTTTATCGTAGGACTTTTAAAAGTAGGTGACTGTTTATAGGAAGGAATTTGGTTACTGAGTTTAACCTTTTGTCCTATTTCATAGATTTGTCGAGGCAACGCTATTCCGGAGCCTTGGCAGCGCTTGGTGCATTCAATCTCAGCGTATACAGTTAGATATTCGTGAAGAAAAATTTCCTTCGGTTCTAATAAACCTATTTGACGTGTCAAGCTCTAAATTGTGCTAAATTGTGCATGCTTGTCTAAGCCTGcattgaaaaaacaaaagaactCTACTCTCACATATCACATGTACCGTTCTTAGCGTAGACATCACATTAGCGAGACTGCTCACTCGCAATTATTTCGTTTTTCTTAATTAGAACGACTTtaaatactagtttttttttagtccATGCTTATCTGGATACATCGTTGCCAAAATGCCTGTCAGTAAAAGATGTTATAATCCTTTCGTCCAATCTGGCCGcagtaatattaaaagaaatgtcaGGCCTGTTCTCGAAAGTATCCGcgacaaatttcaatttattaaaaaaaattattttatttgtgatagCGGGTGTAAGAAATTTTCGCCAGGACAAACTCCGTCTTCTAATACATCTAGGCATCTTGATTCTCACGTCAACGTAattcataaagatgaattttgtcacgttatcataaatttatattaaatttgaaaaaaatactatatGTATAATGTTacgtattatatttataatattctaacgaatcaaattttaacagaaatgatttacttaattcattttaattcttgatTGGTTGCTGAAATTTAAATTAGGCGTAacgtattaattgtttaaaataataaacgataattattttgtaGCCTAATCGCAAGTATAATCATAAAAGcttcattattttcaaatgtcCATTCacacataaaaaaagttttaatgtttaaGAACTGTTCatgttttatggaaaaaatattacgattttatcaatagaaaattcatatcaGGATCTAATCTAATTGCTATAAACTGACTATTCTAACAAAATATCATCGTGGAAATTTTGTTTGcgaagtatatttgtaagttgaaattgcttgattttatcgACAAGatcatatttaataataaacatttgttgtctggtataatttgtttattttgtaaacaaattttataaacaaatgcatagttcaGGTATTTACTGgccgaaaataatcatttttcttccttaggacatttaaattatattagcgGTAATAATTAGTGATAAAAAAATTGGTCATAcggtattatttgtttatttcatacacaaaatttataaacaaatgcacagtttggaaattttttgaaagtagtaATTGTTTTTCATTGTAAACGCCTTTAAATTGTATAAGTGATAGTGTTTAGTTATGAATAATTGCCATTcggtattatttgtttattttatgaacaaattttataaacaattacataGTTTGTGCACTTAAAGAcataaagtaaacttttttctttctaatcgccttaaaattatatttgttgtgATGTTCAGTGATGAGGATTTgacatttgatattatttgttcattttataaacaaatggataGCTTAGCCATTAGTAGccaaaaagtaaactttcttCTATTATTGCCTTTAAATGATATCTTTGGCATTGTTCTGTGATGTTCTCGGAGAATTAGCTTTCAAGTTGCATATAAACGGcgaaactatgcatttgtttataaaataaacaaatattacaatACGAGAACTCTTCAACATTAAACATTATTACTTATAGtcctgtaataaataataattactcgTGGCGCAAATagataaataaaatcttttaaacatttgcTTTCTGCaaacaatttcttgaaacttcaaacAAACTTCAATCTCAGACGAACCTTCAGCTGAGAAACATTACgctaataaatattttggttatgACCAAATCACATTTGTAAATGTTAAAGTCGAAAAGATTTCTGATACTGTTATGACTATTGCTTACTGCACTGATGTTGAATGTTTTGTCCAGTATATTAtgggaaaaaagaaaatattcggaaaaaatCTTTCGAAGCAAACCAGTATAATTGGCATTAATATACTACGATAGctgtttgaagcgccttaaggaATCTaattgaagtttgccacagaaaTGGATTTGAAGCTggtgtaattaattataaaaaaaactaaacgtcatatggaaaatttaaaaccacCTCTGCGTTTATCTCGGAAATATCTTagtgtgcattttttttgtttaaacattttgtaaaacaaTTGCATTACATATTATGTTGCTGCAgttgttataaaaaaactgaGAGTCGGATCGAAAACCAAGTGCATTttctttaaaaccatttttaatcaattagcaCATTTACTGCTCAGCATATAGTTGCTGTGTGCCTTTAGATATGGATTTTAAACttgtgtaatcaatttaaaaaactaagagtcattttgaaaatgttaacatGTCTGGATTCGTCTTGGAAGTATctcaatgtgcattttttttttgctttaaacattttgttaagcaaatggcattatttttaatgtttctgcaGTTGCTATAAACAAACTAAGTGTTAAATCTAAAAACCAAGTGCATTAtagcattcctctcgaaaatatgtACATAGATTCGAATCATTCTCTTTCTGAAAATCATTTATTAACAATGAACGCATTTTTTCCCAGCGTACATTTTCTATGTACCTGCAGATATAACGTGCCGCGAGGAAAGGGAACTTAGGgttaacatataaattttcagattttctatGCTATTGATAGCTACAAATTCgctctttcttattgaaaaataatcaagttttcgtctgcaaaattagaatttttattaagcTGCAAATTGAGGAGTGAATCGCATATTCGGACGCGTGCGGACGGTGGGAAAAATCCAGCACCACCACTTCCCACACATATTTCCGTTCTTTGTTTGTGTGACTCAAAAATTTTTCCTGATACGAGatggcttaagggcatgtgacacatgccgttggaattgattgttaaaatataatttcttacatcttttattattaagctttgtacttaaatgtagttttctttcggctcttgcatttctcaaagtttgagaccgatattttatgtataaaaaaagttcgaacgttcaaaaaatgttgagtttcagaaaaaagatgaaataattttcagtgaagtttctaccaaaatgcagtacctaaacgtactttattgccctctaatacattttccaaagtttcagctcgatatttcatttacaaaaaaagttctcaggttcaaaaaaacattcagtgaactgaaaaactgtggtcggtaatataggtatttagctgtgtcacatgcccttaaggcgcATTAAAAGAGGCTTCTGGCATTTAGCGCTGCCCATGGTCGCAAAAGGAACTTCGGTTCGGAGCACGCGTCATGATGCCAGATACAGCCGCATGAACAGTGAAGTACAAACAGAAcatgaaatttattcttttgcagTGTATTAATTGATACAACTGACGTTTCCACTTTTAATTTAGAGgatggaaaaatttgtaattcttggGAAATACTTCAACAAAGAAAATGTGACTTTACACAGGTAAGTAAACATAACCTCTGTTGTCATTCCTAACCTATGTACCACTATATCCTTAGAACTGCAGAATGTGCAAAAATATTGTATGTATTGCAGGCACAAAATTGGtgtttatttctaataatttgttataTAGATTACATTAGAGTAGTCACAAAAAGAGGATAAGAAATTTTTATCTAACAAAAAACAgataatagttgaagttttaataagaaattaatttttgacaacatGAAATGAGTTATtatcaaaacagttttatttgtagttaaagaattaaattcaccataaaataatattattcttcaataaaaaaatgaatttttaactacatagttgaatttccaatctcagcattgattttctaccaaaataaaacaattaaactaaaaaaggtgcatttttacgTAACACGTAtacattttctacttaaaatagaatagttcaattttgagtaggaacattagttttaaaccaatttacataacttttctacttaaaagatgaatcttcatcaaagaagattatagttctataaaaaaagaattgttttcagtaaaaattagaacagttaaattttaagttctaaaaataaattattggttaagggaataaattttcatatacaaaatACTTTTcgtataaataattgattttcatatacaaaattaattttcatataaaaaattaactatcagctagagagattaaattttttttttaaatttcctcaaaaattggattaattttctgttaaaaaaatgaatttgcatgtacaaaaattaattttcagtaaaagagattaattttctacaaaaaaaacctttttttacaagatatatgacatttcaacaaaatatttgatttttttaaggatttgccAACCTCATATTTACATTATTAACccacgaaattaattttaaaccaaacaaaagaattagttatcaagaaggttaatattctaccgcgtaagacgaatttacaacccaaccgaattttttttaaattgttacattttcaactaaataatagtCACACAATAATTCTTTTCCTTCAACTGATTCCTTTATTCAGAGATCGAATATTTTCATCAATATCATTCATTCTCATATACTCTACATATATactatacaaaaaaataagattatattatatttttttcatactgTTCTTAAGCATATTCCAATAAAATATGCTCGatcttttgtttctcataaactagACCTTTCAAATTTCGCGCTCGTCTCACATATACTTCTTCTGGCGACCATGGAGGGCGCTAATTGCGCACNNNNNNNNNNNNNNNNNNNNNNNNNNNNNNNNNNNNNNNNNNNNNNNNNNNNNNNNNNNNNNNNNNNNNNNNNNNNNNNNNNNNNNNNNNNNNNNNNNNNGCTGAACACAGAGCAGTGATCCCGACTTTGGAATGTTGAGCTACTACGCATGCCCGGCGCAGCGACCCTCATTGGTATGAATATTCGCAAAATTACATGTAAATACTTTCCtcgcaaaaaacaaaaataataaataaatacccgaaaataacgttttcagctcagaaaagttctttttaattCCGAGAAGTCACATAATGACGCTCATAATAAGgaaaaaggaacaaaaatcatAATTGCTGATAATAAAAATCAAGTTAGTGTCTACTAGTACCAAAAAAAATTGGCCATTTGTGCCAATGTTTCGGTATAAACACGtttcgttaaataaaaattcttgtttttcaaaaaacttctaatgaaatataattttagatcttgaattgaaagaaaatgtgctattatttacaaaatatacgcATTGGTATTTTCTTCTAACCTTCCATTACAAAATACCTAATTTCTTATATTAATGTAAGATTTATAATAATGATGTATTTTAATTTCactaattgttaattatactcGGTTTGCGTCCCGCGTAAACAGCGATCAATGAGAGTCGCTGCGCCGGGCAAGCGCAGCGGCTCAAAATGCCAAAGTTGAGATCACTGACGCAGCGAGAATATGAAGTTGTAAGCGGAGGGGATGGATTCCAGCAATGTGCCACACTCTAAATGTATCTAACTTCAAAcatttcttcaatcatttctacTGAAAAACTCGCTTGCTAACCCTTAGATCCCTTTCCTTGCGGAACGTCACagatatgaatttaaaacttgtgaatttattttgaaaaaaaattaagaatcataTAAACCACgtgattttctttaataaaattatcaataaaaactgCAAACGGGGCATAAAGAGGACAGTGTTCTAATTATTTTCGTAGTAAAATCAGTGCGCTTAATCATTActtgaatatttgtttcttattttgcattaattttattcttagctaaactgcaaaatttaaattatttaataaatttatataattataatttataatatgcattggtattgaaacaaaagtattagTATTGTCttacttttttacttaaaaaagtgcgcatcctactaaaaaaaatctgcccgttcGCGcgcagtaatttggtaattgtgaattctctttggttaaagctcctttggctttaacgaacacatactcatcacgtatcttgtgcttcggactggagtttatccctgaaattttatatcaattccataaatgtatattactacaattcgtaacttgcattggtttcaaaacagacgaaatttcattgttccgttttaaaaaatgaacttttttcaatttggttattcaacgttttattgcaatttttgacgtttttttctaagctgaatttgctcatttccaatgtgttctttatgatttaaactttacgcatatggtctactgagcagccttaccgttgtttaacttctaagtcatgtatatatatttttcttttttctttttttttttgaaaatgcataattatatttgagcacatttgaaatactgtggaaatgatgcataaaaaaaatgtaacttttggattttaccattattttctatgctgtcaaaatttattttgtgatttatcagcaaaattccaaaagttgttatgatatttttctagggcatttagaaatcaaactttttcttctcttgctaTTTTTCATATCGCCCCTTAATGGGCTTAAACGGTtcgttttcgtgtgtttttttggaattttttaaatgctataactctcataagttttaattttttgaaaaaattcattagacaaattgttcgactttttaaatactacgaataaccgtacagagtattattgaaataaaaaaaatggtctttaaaatattcaaaaggcgctcactttttgaattaacATCCAtgatggctggctaacgaacttaaccttcagtttaggacacttaaagagtgtactagaggACAATCTAAtagacttatttttttaaaagttatcgtgctgacagataGACAGGCATAAGTACacacagaccgacagacagacatattagtaaaaacctatttttcggattaagggggtctcaaaacgtggacatttgacaaaaactggagggagGGGGCGGGttcttaaattttacacatatctaataccttctctgacaagaatgtaaaaaaaacattttcaaagatttttttcttctacctttggtgaaaaaatgttatctatttattttagcTTAGCTCGTGTCGTGTgtctaaaaactgaatttttttattttcaatgtttattttatgaataaaacaaaaactatttgtCCTATATAAAAGtgagtaataacaaatttgtagatattttttggatgcacaatgtttgtcttatcattttttttcctatcttgcatagtttgaccgcaaaatgcatttttgaattagttttcgtgcggtcaaaatttgaatttttcgaaaaaattcaaaaagttgatatgataatcttgtaggactatcgaaaagtaacatttttcttttcaagtactatgaacaactgtaaaaagaatttttgaatcataaaacaatttgtacaaaaaacttttcaaaatgagctcacttttagtattttaatccaaaatgtctgactaacgaactaggcatttagcttaggacactaaaagagtgtagcaaaagccaatctaataaattcatttttttcaaaagttatcgtgcttacggagagaaagacagatagacataaagacagacataacgacagaccgatagacatacagatagacacattcatcaaaagctgtttttcggattcgggggtctcaaaactttgaccttttaacaaaaactagggtggtcaaattttatacaaatctaataccttctctaatgagaatgtaaaaattactatcaaatatttgattgcaacttgcgtcg includes:
- the LOC117177025 gene encoding extensin-like, producing MRSPGLQWILILLTANLVAGQGSCQCHCPYSGTSILTGGSIYEGSSSYSPPPTSGCSSPPWLNYLPPSWWNYVPPTTTGYLPPSWPGYLPPTTGYSPPSWPGYLPPTTGYSPPSMPGYLPPTTGYSPPSWPGYLPPTTGYSPPSWPGYLPPTPGYSPPSWPGYLPPTTGYSPPSWPGYVPPTTTGYLPPPWSSNLLPPPETNLPPPAESYLPPPGSTYLPPPTSDLSRQRYSGALAALGAFNLSVYS